One region of Rhodophyticola sp. CCM32 genomic DNA includes:
- a CDS encoding alpha/beta fold hydrolase, translating into MTEGDSRMIEVAGHDIHLWEAGQGPTVILLHGAGGNLRDFTFHLAPALAARYRVIAFDRPGLGLSQSLGRGRESPAEQAEILSRAATRLGVTQAVIVGHSYGGAVAMAWALNHADQAAAIVSLAGATHPWDGGLGAYYAMTGSRLGGLTIVPLIANLVPRRMAQNTIECIFAPDPVPKGYGGFIRPELTLQSPVLRANGRQVMELLPHVAAMSLRYPDLDLPVEIVHGRADTTVPLTTHSTPLAARVKGANLTILEDAGHMPHHADPEATIAAIDRAADRAGLR; encoded by the coding sequence ATGACCGAAGGTGACAGCCGCATGATCGAGGTGGCGGGCCACGACATCCATCTGTGGGAGGCGGGCCAGGGCCCCACGGTTATCCTGCTTCATGGCGCAGGCGGCAATCTGCGGGATTTCACCTTTCATCTGGCCCCTGCCCTGGCCGCGCGCTATCGCGTCATCGCCTTTGACCGCCCCGGTCTGGGCCTGTCCCAGAGCCTTGGCCGGGGCCGTGAAAGCCCCGCCGAACAGGCGGAAATTCTGTCGCGTGCCGCCACGCGACTGGGGGTCACGCAGGCCGTGATCGTCGGCCATTCCTATGGTGGTGCGGTTGCCATGGCCTGGGCGCTGAACCATGCGGATCAGGCCGCCGCGATCGTGTCTCTGGCCGGGGCCACCCATCCCTGGGATGGGGGGCTTGGCGCCTATTACGCGATGACCGGGTCCCGGCTTGGCGGTCTGACAATCGTACCGCTTATTGCCAATCTGGTGCCCAGACGCATGGCCCAGAACACGATTGAATGCATCTTTGCCCCGGATCCGGTGCCAAAGGGCTATGGTGGTTTCATCCGCCCCGAACTGACCCTGCAAAGCCCGGTTCTGCGCGCCAATGGCCGCCAGGTGATGGAGCTTTTGCCCCATGTCGCCGCCATGTCCCTGCGCTATCCCGATCTTGATCTGCCGGTGGAGATTGTCCATGGCAGGGCCGATACCACCGTTCCGCTGACCACCCATTCCACCCCGCTTGCGGCCCGGGTAAAAGGCGCAAACCTTACCATTCTGGAGGATGCCGGCCATATGCCCCATCATGCCGACCCGGAGGCCACAATCGCCGCAATTGACCGCGCAGCCGACCGCGCCGGATTGCGCTAG